Proteins co-encoded in one Paraburkholderia edwinii genomic window:
- a CDS encoding class I SAM-dependent methyltransferase — protein sequence MRVEQIYDFAAGFYDYLFGRAFQQGRERSTDRINARAEEGAKILEVGLGTGLSLPLYRSDLQITGVDISEKMLDRARRRVESQCAGNKIRIVNMDATDLQFEDNSFDFVVAMYVASVVPDPAAFLSEISRVCKVRGEVIVVNHFASSNRFVRAFERLLAGLESVIGFKSDFPLEEVLNFSDFQLIRSERVNAFRYWHLLHFRNAPTPVAVPAPQLAYSSAMYGR from the coding sequence ATGAGAGTTGAACAAATCTACGATTTCGCGGCGGGTTTTTACGATTACCTGTTTGGGCGCGCGTTCCAGCAGGGCCGCGAGCGCAGTACCGATCGCATCAATGCCAGGGCCGAGGAGGGCGCAAAGATCCTCGAGGTTGGGCTCGGTACCGGGCTTTCGCTGCCGCTTTACCGTTCCGATCTGCAGATTACCGGTGTCGATATTTCAGAGAAGATGCTCGATCGCGCGCGGCGCCGTGTCGAATCGCAATGCGCCGGCAACAAGATTCGTATCGTGAACATGGACGCCACCGACTTGCAGTTTGAAGACAACAGTTTCGATTTCGTTGTCGCGATGTATGTCGCTTCGGTCGTGCCCGATCCCGCTGCTTTCCTGAGTGAAATCTCGCGCGTATGCAAGGTGCGAGGCGAAGTGATCGTCGTCAATCACTTCGCTTCAAGTAACCGGTTCGTGCGCGCGTTCGAGCGCTTGCTGGCGGGACTCGAATCGGTGATTGGTTTCAAGTCCGATTTCCCGCTCGAAGAAGTGCTGAATTTTTCCGACTTTCAGTTGATCCGCTCGGAGCGCGTCAACGCATTCCGCTATTGGCATCTGCTGCATTTCCGCAATGCGCCAACGCCTGTCGCCGTTCCCGCGCCGCAGCTCGCGTACTCATCGGCGATGTATGGACGGTAA